A genomic window from Vigna radiata var. radiata cultivar VC1973A chromosome 2, Vradiata_ver6, whole genome shotgun sequence includes:
- the LOC106756538 gene encoding patellin-3 yields the protein MAENDSNPPPPPPAASPPQEPPVPPSLSSENDAKVDDVVEEKVKAEEVLVAEEKDKEKDEVKGVEEAVVVEEKEKEKEEEKEEEKEKEKEEEVTVGETESESLKEESNRVSDSERKGIEELKKVVREELERKEEGEVSIWGVPLFKDQRTDVILLKFLRARDLRVNDALVMIQNTLRWRKEFGIDALLEEDLGEELEKVVFMHGHGREGHPVCYNVYGEFQNKELYQKAFSTEENRTKFLRWRIQLLERSIRNLDFTPGGINTIFQVNDLKNSPGPAKRELRLATKQALQLLQDNYPEFVAKQIFINAPWWYLAFNTMISPFLTPRTKSKFIFAGPSKSPDTLFKYISPEQVPVQYGGLSVDFCDCNPDFTMSDPVTEIPIKPTTKQTVEIAIYEKCIIVWELRVVGWEVSYNAEFKPDAKDAYTVVIQKATKMSPTDEPVVSNSFKVGELGKLLLTIDNPTLKKKRLLYRFNIKPYCD from the exons ATGGCCGAAAATGATTCTaaccctcctcctcctcctccagcCGCTTCACCGCCTCAGGAGCCTCCTGTGCCACCGTCACTATCATCGGAGAATGATGCCAAAGTTGACGATGTGGTTGAAGAGAAGGTGAAAGCTGAGGAGGTGCTTGTGGCTGAAGAGAAAGACAAAGAGAAAGACGAAGTAAAAGGAGTTGAGGAGGCGGTTGTAGTtgaagagaaggagaaggagaaggaggaggagaaggaggaagagaaagagaaagagaaagaagaagaggttaCAGTAGGAGAGACAGAGAGCGAGTCGTTGAAGGAGGAGAGCAATAGGGTTTCTGATTCGGAGAGAAAGGGCATCGAAGAGCTGAAGAAGGTGGTGAGGGAGGAGTTGGAGCGGAAGGAGGAAGGCGAAGTATCCATCTGGGGCGTCCCTCTCTTTAAGGACCAGAGGACTGACGTCATTCTTCTGAAGTTCCTGAGAGCGCGAGACTTGAGGGTGAATGATGCTCTTGTGATGATTCAGAACACTCTCCGATGGAGAAAGGAGTTCGGCATCGATGCTCTTTTGGAGGAAGATCTGGGAGAGGAGTTGGAGAAGGTGGTCTTCATGCACGGCCACGGAAGAGAGGGCCATCCCGTCTGTTACAACGTCTACGGAGAGTTCCAAAACAAGGAGCTGTACCAAAAGGCTTTCTCCACCGAGGAAAACCGAACCAAGTTTCTCCGATGGCGTATTCAGCTGTTGGAGCGCAGCATCAGGAACCTGGACTTCACTCCTGGAGGCATCAACACCATCTTCCAAGTCAATGACCTCAAAAACTCTCCCGGCCCTGCCAAACGGGAACTTCGCCTTGCCACCAAACAAGCTTTGCAGTTGCTTCAGGACAACTATCCCGAGTTCGTTGCCAAACAG ATCTTCATCAATGCCCCTTGGTGGTATCTTGCATTCAATACCATGATCAGTCCCTTCTTGACTCCGAGGACCAAAAGCAAATTTATCTTTGCTGGACCATCCAAGTCTCCCGATACTCTTTTCAA GTATATTTCTCCTGAGCAAGTGCCAGTTCAGTATGGTGGCCTTAGTGTAGACTTCTGCGACTGCAACCCCGATTTCACCATGTCTGATCCTGTCACCGAAATTCCTATAAAGCCAACCACTAAGCAAACTGTCGAAATTGCTATCTATGAG AAATGCATTATCGTTTGGGAGCTGCGGGTGGTGGGCTGGGAGGTTAGCTATAACGCTGAATTCAAGCCTGATGCTAAAGATGCATATACAGTTGTCATACAGAAGGCCACAAAGATGTCCCCCACCGATGAACCAGTGGTTTCCAACAGCTTCAAAGTTGGCGAACTGGGGAAGTTATTGCTCACCATAGACAATCCTACCTTGAAAAAGAAGAGGCTTCTTTACAGGTTCAATATCAAACCCTACTGTGATTGA